The following DNA comes from Chryseobacterium gallinarum.
CCAGGAAATCATATATTACAATGACAACAAAAGCCTGTCTTCTCTGGAATTGCTTATCAAACCTGATGAAATAGACCAATTACCCAGAAAAGATGCTCATTTTATTGAACTGCTTCTTCGCACCGTATCCGGAATTACTACACATAAGGTGATGTTCAGTGAGCAACAGGTAAGCAACAAAACCGAGGTAAGCGTTCCTTTGATCAAAGAACGTCTGAAAGAGCTTCAGCAAAAAAATTACCTTGAATATATTGATGGTGCATTATCCAGTGTAAAATTTTTAAAACCGCGTGACGAAAGAGCCGTAAATAATGCTTACTGGAAACTCTTTGAACATATTCAGAGAAATAAAATTCAGAAATGGGAAGAAATGAAGTTTTATGTAGAAAACAATGATTATTGTAAAATGAAACTTATCCTCGCTTATTTTGGTGAAAAAAATCCTAAAAATTGCGGCCAATGCTCGGTATGTGAAAAAAATAAACAATCTATTTTCGGAAAGAATATTTCGCAGCAAATCATCAATTTACTGGCAAAAAAACCTTCTACCATTGAAGAACTTTCCGTACAACTGAGCTACCATTCTAAAAATAATATTTTAGAAAACCTTATCTTTCTTCTGGATTCCGGGAAGGTGAAAATGCTGAACTTCAGGACTTATGCGCTTAACCATGAGTAATGGTAATCAATGAAGATATCTTTGATGAATGATTGATGAAATTTACTTATTTCTCATCAACCATAAGCTCAAAACAAGTATCACTGATACCCCGCTATTCGAAACAATAAAAACCGTTTACCACCTTCTTCTTAATTTTTAACTATTAACTAAAAACTTATCTTTGTAGCATGAAATCATTGAAAGTCGTTTTTTTAGGAACACCTGAATTTGCCAAAACTTGCCTGGAGGCTATTCATCAATCGCATCATCATGTTGTAGGCGTTGTAACCGTAGCAGATAAAGCGAGTGGACGTGGCCAGAAAATAAATCAATCTCCTGTAAAGATCTATGCTTCAGAAAACAATATACCCGTTTTTCAACCTGAAAAATTAAGGAATCCTGAGTTTTTAGAAGAGCTCAGAAAATTAGATGCTGATGTTTTTGTAGTCGTGGCATTCAGAATGATGCCTAAAGTTCTTTTTGAAATGCCTAAAATGGGAACCTTTAATCTGCACGCCTCTTTACTACCCGACTACAGAGGTGCTGCTCCCATCAACTATGCCATCATCAACGGAGAAGAGAAAACAGGCGCAACCACTTTTTTTATTAATGAAAAAATAGATGAAGGAAATATTCTCCTGCAGGAAGAGCTTATCATCTTACCGGATGAAAATGCAGGGAGTCTGCACGACAGGCTCATGGAAATGGGCTCAAAATTAGTTGTCAGAACCTTGGACGGGCTGGCAGAAAATGCCATCGAAGAAAAACCTCAGCCACAGGTTGAACATCCAAAAAATGCCTACAAAATCTTTAAAGAAGATACCAAAATCAATTGGCAGGCGCCTTCAAAAAA
Coding sequences within:
- the fmt gene encoding methionyl-tRNA formyltransferase codes for the protein MKSLKVVFLGTPEFAKTCLEAIHQSHHHVVGVVTVADKASGRGQKINQSPVKIYASENNIPVFQPEKLRNPEFLEELRKLDADVFVVVAFRMMPKVLFEMPKMGTFNLHASLLPDYRGAAPINYAIINGEEKTGATTFFINEKIDEGNILLQEELIILPDENAGSLHDRLMEMGSKLVVRTLDGLAENAIEEKPQPQVEHPKNAYKIFKEDTKINWQAPSKKIHQFILGMSPYPAAFTTLKIGAEEKGLKIFGGKFEIANHGKPAGILDISKNEFKIYTEDGIYFPQELQLEGKKRMTVKDFLNGFRNFDEISL